Proteins from one Mesorhizobium sp. M9A.F.Ca.ET.002.03.1.2 genomic window:
- a CDS encoding M20 aminoacylase family protein, with protein MRSIEKFEVLQREATEWRRYLHENPELDYRLHNTARFVTEKLASFGINHIETGIAETGIVALIQGEGGDGPTIGLRADMDALPIVEASDKPWSSKIPGRMHACGHDGHTAMLLGAAKYLASTRKFKGSVALIFQPAEEIELPSGGLKMVQEGIMDRFNISQVFGMHNNPGMEIGTFGICDGPIMGSQDDFDIVVKGKGGHAASPHRTVDPVVIAAQIIVGLQSLVSRKTDPRESLVISVTKLKAAEAYNVIPDHVEIAGTVRTLASDLRNFAERDILASAQGIARGFGADVEFNYRRSVPVTFNHTEETNLSITAARNLVGPASVDDKIGISMGAEDFAYMLEARPGAMIFLGNGSSPPLHNPAYDFNDEALSYGIRYWVRLVETVLPV; from the coding sequence CAGCGCGAAGCAACCGAGTGGCGCCGCTACCTCCATGAAAATCCAGAGCTCGACTATCGGTTACACAACACAGCAAGGTTTGTGACCGAAAAACTGGCCTCGTTTGGCATCAATCACATCGAAACGGGGATTGCTGAGACCGGTATCGTCGCATTAATCCAAGGCGAAGGTGGAGACGGGCCGACCATCGGATTAAGGGCGGACATGGACGCCCTGCCAATCGTTGAGGCCTCAGACAAACCCTGGTCGTCGAAAATACCCGGCAGAATGCATGCATGCGGCCACGACGGGCACACGGCCATGCTGCTAGGTGCCGCGAAGTATCTTGCGAGTACGCGCAAATTCAAGGGCTCTGTTGCCTTAATCTTTCAGCCGGCAGAAGAGATAGAATTGCCATCGGGCGGCCTAAAGATGGTCCAGGAAGGAATCATGGATCGTTTCAACATCTCCCAGGTCTTCGGCATGCACAACAATCCGGGTATGGAGATCGGCACGTTCGGCATTTGCGATGGCCCGATTATGGGGTCGCAGGACGATTTCGATATTGTCGTAAAGGGCAAAGGCGGCCATGCGGCCTCGCCGCATCGGACTGTGGATCCCGTGGTCATTGCCGCACAGATCATCGTTGGATTGCAAAGCTTGGTCTCGCGCAAAACCGATCCTAGGGAGTCGCTCGTGATCTCCGTTACGAAGTTGAAGGCCGCAGAGGCCTATAACGTCATTCCCGATCACGTCGAAATCGCCGGAACTGTCAGGACGCTCGCATCCGACCTGCGAAACTTCGCCGAACGAGACATCTTGGCATCGGCCCAGGGGATTGCGCGCGGGTTCGGCGCGGACGTGGAGTTCAACTACCGTCGATCCGTTCCGGTTACCTTCAACCATACCGAGGAAACCAATTTGTCGATCACGGCGGCACGCAACCTCGTGGGCCCCGCCTCAGTAGACGACAAGATTGGAATCAGTATGGGGGCGGAGGACTTCGCCTATATGCTTGAGGCCCGGCCTGGCGCCATGATTTTCCTTGGCAATGGGTCATCCCCGCCCCTGCACAATCCAGCGTACGATTTTAACGACGAAGCCTTGTCCTATGGCATCCGCTACTGGGTCCGCTTAGTCGAGACAGTGTTGCCCGTTTGA